Genomic segment of Panicum virgatum strain AP13 chromosome 2K, P.virgatum_v5, whole genome shotgun sequence:
TTAAAGGGTGTGTAAATGGGCTAAATGATCGTTTGGGCAAACAATGTGCCTTTACAATTTCAGTTTTTTTTCGCTTGGTGTAGCCATCCGATATTAGAATCCTTTTCTGCATTGGATAGATAGTGAATCTGAAGCATGGAAGTGGAAAACATTTTATGCTTATTGTATATATGTAGACCCATTAGATACTTAATTAGAAATCAAGGTATTATATACGCGCTGCTACAAATAACAAACGCACGTCATCTCCATGCGTACACTTTGTATGGTTTTATCTTGAAGTTGAATGGAAGTTCTTATTCACAGTGTAATTGTGTATATCCTACCATGCATGCAGTCGTCCTAACTACCGAAAGATATCGGCATGGAAATGAACACATGGAGtcatgttcaaaaaaaaaaggaaatggacACATAAAGGAAGCTGAGAAGGCTCAAATCAAAAACATCATTGGTTGATCCTGGACTAATTCGCTTCCCTCTAATGTTTTTCAAATAAACACGACTGAAACAAACATACATATAGAGCTACTCTCCTCATTCAacaaacaaaattttaaaaaaaacagattCAAATAAAAGCGCGAAAGCTTGGCATGCATAGCAGCCCGTGCAAAGCAAGCGAAAGGGACCCACGAGCAGCAACCCGGCCAAGCGCCAAGCCGGCAACACGGCGGTGTGGGACCGTCCAGATGACACGTGTTCCGTCCTGGACAAGGACGACCTCGCTCCTCCGATCCATTTGCTCGCTACTAGCTGCCTAGCTCGCTACCGAccccgtcgtcgtcctcctccctcctcgtccTTTATAAAGGAAGGTGGCAATGGCGTCTCCACCGTGAAGAGCCTGCAGCTGCTTGCCTATAGTACTATACTTCCCACATCGAGGAAAGGCTACTTCGCTTGCAGCCGTCTGCTAGCTTGCTTTCTTGCCTTTACTTGCGACTTGCGAGAGTTTCTTGCTACCTGACAACCACCCTGCTCCATCAAATGGGGAGGCAACCGTGCTGCGACAAGGTGGGGCTCAAGAAGGGCCCCTGGACGACGGAGGAGGACCAGAAGCTCGTCAGCTTCCTCCTCACCAACGGCCAGTGCTGCTGGCGTGCCGTGCCCAAGCTCGCCGGTGAGTGATCTGATCTATCATCGCCGTCCCACTCCCACCCACCTTCGCCGGCCGGCGGCTAGCTTCTTGACGTCGTCTCAGACTCTCATCCTTGCACGCACGCCACGACGACGCCATGAACTCACTCGTGCTTGTGCTCTAATTTGAACAGGATTGCTGCGGTGCGGGAAGAGCTGCCGGCTGCGGTGGACCAACTACCTGCGGCCGGACCTGAAGCGCGGGCTGctgtcggaggaggaggagaagacggTGATCGACCTGCACGCAGAGCTGGGCAACCGGTGGTCCAAGATCGCCTCGCACCTGCCGGGGAGGACGGACAACGAGATCAAGAACCACTGGAACACCCACATCAAGAAGAAGCTCAGGAAGATGGGCATCGACCCCGCCACCCACAAGCCCCTCCAGCCAGCTCcggacggcgtcggcggcggctcgccggaggaggagaaggccgccgtcgcgcaagtcacggcgccggcgccaggtGCTGGGCACGAGGCGGCGTTCTGCGTCGACGAGGTGCCCATGGCGCGCCTCCCGGACGACATCGTCATTCCCGTCGACGTCGTCCTCGACGCGCTGCCACccgcggccgacggcggcggcgtcggcacgGCCTACTCGCCTggatcttcctcctcctcctccgcctcggcgcCGGCATCGAGCGGTGGCAGCAGCGTCGGCGACAGCGAGTGGCCGGAGTGGCCGCAGATGGTGGAGTGGCCGGAGTCCACGTGGCTTGACGACGTGGTCACGGGCCCGACGACGCCGTGGGAGTTCGAGGACCCCTTCGTGACGTACCAGAGGATTGCTCTGTTCGATCACCAGGAGCAGGAGACATGGAGCAACCACAGCAGGGCCGAGCTCTTCTGAGCTCGCCATTCATTCTTTGTAGCGAAAATCTCATTGCCACGCGTACGCGTATATTCTCCACCCCAAAAAAAAATAATACTGCAGGATCGCTATGCACATTACCATTTTTCACCGTGGTTACATGCACTCGGCCGGATACTAGACTGCCACCAGTGCGTAACTAGAGTAAGAAAAAGATTCAGGATAATGTTCATTGAAAATAAGAAACAGAAATTAAGTGTTTGCGGGggaaagtatatatatatatatatatatatatatatatatatatatatatatatatatatatatatatatatatgctcccccatttctttttttccctagAGGCTTAGgtccttttattttcttttcataGTTGCAATGGGACAAataagtatatacatataccaaggttttaaatctccgGCTATAGCTTTCGCTATCTCCGACTATAGCTGTTTAAGAGAGATTTAGCTAGATCTTTTCATGTACAATTTAACTTTTAGCTGTCGCTATAGCCTACTATAGCCGACTATAGCCTATTTTTGGAAGCCCGTTATTTAAAATATTGACATATACTCCATGCTCTCCAACGGTAGTTAGTAATGTTTTCCATCAAGTTGCCAATATTTTCGAACTATAATTCATacactactggaaaaacgcACATTATATTGCCCATGATTGTATTCGTATATAGTGCATGTGTTCGGCACGCACACGCCAACCATAACAGGTTTTGAAAGTGAAAAATTTCCTACACTTTGTGGACTATACCGCGCAATGTCTCTACGACGAACATGCGAAACCACTTTATTACATGCGTGTTTTTTTAATTTCCACAAAGACATTTCCACGGTTCCCATATTTCCTTGTGTTTTCCTTTCCACGAGCACGAGGTCACCCTTACTCTCAAGTGTATCAAGACGATAACGACCCTCTTTAAGTCTTTAACCCAATGCAGCCATACATACTAGTGCGCTTTTTGAACCCTGAAAGCGATTATTGTATGTTAGTCCTGTTTCCTCTCCTTCCCTAGTCATTCTGCATGTCACTGTAACTGGAACACAAATTCAATGGAGAATTATATTGGCACAAATGTCTGTATCTATGTCACGGTAGAATTTTCACTTTAATTAGTTTACCTTGACCTCTTGTGATGACGGCAATTTTTATGCCACGTGTGATAATTGCGGAGTACAACTCCTATACTCACTGGCAGACCCAGTGGGTGGCCAGGGTATGCCGTGGCATACTCTAAGCTAGCACTTCTCTTTCTAATGATTTTTTTGACTGGGATTAATAAAATTTGAAGTACAATTTGACAATTATATTGATGACACTAGACATGAGGACAGCTTCGTAGGTATTACCAATCTTGTTGACCTCTTAGTTCTAGTTCAAATTGGGAGACATAAGATTTATGATATGGTTtacaattttttaaaattgGTCTTGCTTCTACCAGtggcaacatttttttttccaaagccAGCTTTTCACTAGTACAGATCCAAAAGCACTTTCTCCTACTTTTATTGGTTGTTGAGCATACAAATTACCCACTTGCCAATGATTATGTAGATACCAGTTTGTGTTCTTTTTCTTACATTGCTCTCTCCTCCCACTCGCGCCCGCTTCCTCGGCGCCCCTCACCTCCCCTCCCGCCAACGCACCATAAGCCTTgtctggcgggtgcgcggcCCTGCTCTGATGAGCGCGTGTCCCTGCCCTCATCGTTATTGAGGCTCCGCGACCTCCCCATGCCGCTCCCCTTCCTCGAGAGGGCCGCATCGGGATGATTGTGGATGATATGCGGGTTCTCTTAACAGTTTTTTGATAAAAAATTACAG
This window contains:
- the LOC120679058 gene encoding transcription repressor MYB6-like — translated: MGRQPCCDKVGLKKGPWTTEEDQKLVSFLLTNGQCCWRAVPKLAGLLRCGKSCRLRWTNYLRPDLKRGLLSEEEEKTVIDLHAELGNRWSKIASHLPGRTDNEIKNHWNTHIKKKLRKMGIDPATHKPLQPAPDGVGGGSPEEEKAAVAQVTAPAPGAGHEAAFCVDEVPMARLPDDIVIPVDVVLDALPPAADGGGVGTAYSPGSSSSSSASAPASSGGSSVGDSEWPEWPQMVEWPESTWLDDVVTGPTTPWEFEDPFVTYQRIALFDHQEQETWSNHSRAELF